The Leguminivora glycinivorella isolate SPB_JAAS2020 chromosome 25, LegGlyc_1.1, whole genome shotgun sequence nucleotide sequence GATAGTCAGCAGTTGTTCAATTGTCGACATTACAGCAGTCGACAATACAAAATCAACACGTGTATATTTAGGATTCCTCGTTCTACTCTCTGCCCGTGTTTGAGACACTTTCAcattcttacggtagatgtcgctatgcGGGAGGCGTAAGGCGTGTAAACAAAGAGGAATAGAAAAATGCACACGCTACGCTTCTGGTAAACTTAGGTACCTGGAACTTGGAATCCTTCATTTGCAATGATATGACTCAAttatcaattttattaattGAGTTTTTatggaatagaatagaatagaatcattTATTGCACCCGGTAAGGGCACAGCAATATAGAGGGCTATACGAGTAGGTAATTAGATTAAATACATTATTTGTATCGCAACACTTGTATTTTGTTTAGGCACTGGTTTTCTGTGCCAGTGCACAGAAAGCCAGTGCTGGTTTTCTGTGTCTCAGTAGACGGGAACAAGAAATAGTGTTCTACtatttaaaattgtttaaattttaagttaattttatttatcccGCACAGTTTCAGAATGACGACGTACTCCATACGACTCGACGACATAGATCTGGCGCTGCTGCCTCTGCGGAGCCATAGCAACGACTTCTTGAAGAAGGAACACTTCCAGTTCCAGGTCATCAAGGAACACACAGGtaggaataggctagtttcctatacttaaaataaaatattcttcaccacaccaaatggtaaaggcttactttgctattcgaaaacagatagcaagaTTGCGTTTTAGCttcaagagtgcaaagtaatttaacttgatgtctaaagctggctggtagaatttacctctcgcaacgctcaagattccactttttgaaccactcgctacgctcgcggatcaatattggaatctttcgcctgctcgggtatcaatattggcacgtgcggttaaacaacaactttgcccccttgtaaaacaaataactattatgcaatgaacgaaataaagcaccacataattagacgtaaaatatggacagtagttatttttaaacataatttctatttaataagtcaaagagtaTATCattatataaagtaaataatttgaccgtgatgtcactcctcagtatttcatagtagtTCCATACTATtatagcaaatcgttttgacagttattaaaaagaagctgattttactagtaggaaactattgtcccagagctgtaagaacctctttttgacacatgacagcgtccacaatacgtaaactcgcgcaacctaatgaaattttaaataaaatcctgtaataacatttaaaaaaatcaagtacttaaaaacaatatttcgcttactataaacataatataacacatgttacatttttgcggatcttcgttagtgagtattttacgatattaatttatcttgcagccggcgtatcatgctgccaattttatcacttatccacgtggataagacatctgtcactctcacactgacatacttgctaaagcgtgacggttgctttatccacgtggataagtgataaaattagcagcatgatacgccggctggatttccttattatgtcatttatcattcatttttatttttaaactagtgatGTGGCAGAattgtcatttcgattcaaatgacatttcagtaactTGATAGAAATCTTATATTTGTTTATGCGCCTCCTTGCACATAgagcctaatcgattcaacctattcgaaattaatcgttagatttggcaaacgattcgtcttagccacatcgcaacatacttcaaaacaaatgtgtcaaaaatgtgaacttacaaatccgggacaatagccTATTCGAGGTTATAACGTGTGAGCGAGACAGAACTATGAATTGTCAATCTAAGTTTTTATCAATACATAATACaatggcctatttcacaacagtgacagtCGTCGCCCGGCTGCCTGTTCAGCAAGGAAAATGCTGAcgctgagtaataatgttacttatcaaacaagtaggcacagaattgtcaagTGTCAAGGTCACTGTGGTTAAATAGCCTGCAGATATCATAAATACCGttgaaaattacaattttgtgtATGAAGTATGGAGAAATTGTCCACAGATATCAATAAAATCTCTTAATCGACCTAAGTATTCCAAAGGTATCAGTAACTTGTCCACATACAGAAGTAAAATGTCCTAATCAACCGTTTTCCAGTTCCAGAAGTCCCAGAACTATCAGATGTCACCTACACATGCCACATATGCGCCATCAATGTGCCAGCAGCATTCGCTCGCGAGCACAACGCGAGCGTCAAGCACGAAACAAACGCGCGCATCGCTCGCGTCGCCACGATGCGCACTCACGCGCTCATCTCCTCGGTCCCCCCTCCCCTCGCCGCGCAGACTGGCCGCTTCTGCGCTAACTGTGCGACGGTTGTCGATGAAGACCATGAGAAGACAAAAGAACATCGAGTCGCTGTGATGCATGACAATCTGTTGTCCGAGCTGATGAAAGCGTACGTTGGCGACGATGACGAGGCGAAAAATGCTGATAACAAGGTTGATAAAATAGAAACTAGTGACAAGAAAGATGAACAATACATGAAAGTAGTTGAAGAGATTGTTAATGTTAATAACAACGTGGTAAATAAAGCTATACAACTCCAAGCAGAACACATCGCAGATAATATAGCAACAAAAGTCATGCCACCGGTTGCCAGTTCTGCAACCAACGATGTGGGCGCGGAAAGTAAAGACGAAGTTTTAAATAAAGGCGATAATCCTAAAAATACCATGATCACTAACAAAAATGCCACTAATCCACCTGCAAATTCAGTTTTGCATACAACAAGCCGTTGGGTAAAAACTCTTCCTCAAACTAAAGATGCGACAGAAAATGGAGGTCTAAATGAGATTGGTACtatgataaataaaaatggaaaagaaATTATTGAACGGAAAGCAAAAGCAGTAAGGGCGCCCTACGAAAAAGAACTGCGCAAATTTATGGATGCTGAAAATCAATACCAAATGAAAGAATCACACTACAGAATATTTATAAAGATGCATGACGATACTGTAAATGTGTATAGTGATCATTTCCACAGTTTCCACAGAATTTATAGAACTGATGACATTGAATGCATAGTTTGTGATATTACTTTTAATGAAGAAGATTGGGAAGAACACAAATACAGTTTGAATCACATGAGTGCTGTCGTTAAAATTGGAAATGATGGCGAATACGTAAGGaaggtatgtatttattatttacttgtttccaacctaatttaaaacttcaaaaaaaaataagtagtttaaaactaaactactGAACTGACAATCGGCGCTGTCATTTTGCCAAGTAATGtgcatataaataatatacctactaaaagTCTTCTTTGAAATTTCTTTATCGCTCGATAGCTAAAGTATAGCgaagataattttattttttcttgtgGTTTGCACAGTGcaaaacttacatacatacataaaatgatGCCCGTATCCCGTAAAGAGCTagccagagcacatgaaactattcaagtttcagtgccactcttgaacattgcagtgatagtttgtcagcctctcgcctacgcctcaatttaacccacattgtcgacttctacgacacccacgggaagaaagggggtggttaaattctcaacccgtcaccacacgggcaaaagaactttgtttataatttataacataCTTTTGTGAATTTCAGGTAAACGAAATATTCAGCCACTGCATACTGTGCAACCAGAAAATCAACAATTTAAACCTATCAAAACACAAGCAATCACAACATCACAAATTACGAAGAACCAACAATGTTAGAAGCGCTAAACCTAAAGAAGACAAAACTGAGAAAAACAAAGAGAATAACAACACGGACAAAACTGAAATAAACGACAAGAAAAGTACCGTTGATGTTAATGAATCTTATGAAGAGATAGAAGGAGAATTGCGGTGTCTCGTTTGCGAATGCAGAGTACCAAAGGATGTACGCAATAGAGAAGACCATCTAAAGGGATTTAGACATTTGAATAATCTGAAATCTAAGAAGACATAAATTAGGCCGAGTGACC carries:
- the LOC125239181 gene encoding uncharacterized protein LOC125239181, yielding MTTYSIRLDDIDLALLPLRSHSNDFLKKEHFQFQVIKEHTVPEVPELSDVTYTCHICAINVPAAFAREHNASVKHETNARIARVATMRTHALISSVPPPLAAQTGRFCANCATVVDEDHEKTKEHRVAVMHDNLLSELMKAYVGDDDEAKNADNKVDKIETSDKKDEQYMKVVEEIVNVNNNVVNKAIQLQAEHIADNIATKVMPPVASSATNDVGAESKDEVLNKGDNPKNTMITNKNATNPPANSVLHTTSRWVKTLPQTKDATENGGLNEIGTMINKNGKEIIERKAKAVRAPYEKELRKFMDAENQYQMKESHYRIFIKMHDDTVNVYSDHFHSFHRIYRTDDIECIVCDITFNEEDWEEHKYSLNHMSAVVKIGNDGEYVRKVNEIFSHCILCNQKINNLNLSKHKQSQHHKLRRTNNVRSAKPKEDKTEKNKENNNTDKTEINDKKSTVDVNESYEEIEGELRCLVCECRVPKDVRNREDHLKGFRHLNNLKSKKT